In Cytobacillus sp. IB215665, a genomic segment contains:
- a CDS encoding DUF4258 domain-containing protein: MKIDSERTEKHHAVQSKLKPKVELVLEKFQKQLAEGNAEVLWTKHEKQRELFRSFSRRSVLEAIQNGWVIEAYNNNDRSMSVLIIYFLKTTSGNYRPMHVYVNISKNVCNVITVYDPRSGEHMWSDNYQKRVLYAKGVE; this comes from the coding sequence ATGAAAATTGACTCAGAAAGGACAGAGAAACATCATGCTGTTCAATCTAAATTAAAGCCAAAGGTAGAGCTAGTGTTAGAAAAGTTTCAAAAGCAACTAGCTGAAGGTAATGCGGAAGTGCTATGGACAAAGCACGAAAAACAAAGAGAATTATTTCGTTCATTCAGTCGAAGAAGTGTGTTAGAAGCGATTCAAAATGGATGGGTAATTGAAGCCTATAATAATAATGATCGTTCCATGTCTGTATTGATCATATATTTTCTAAAAACAACATCTGGAAACTATAGACCAATGCACGTATATGTTAATATAAGTAAGAATGTTTGTAACGTGATAACAGTCTATGACCCACGCTCTGGGGAGCATATGTGGAGTGATAATTATCAAAAAAGGGTTTTGTATGCTAAAGGAGTCGAGTAG
- a CDS encoding DUF6744 family protein — MGKDILENKAAVSTVEGEAQVIGYLTWYSVGEDLYAREDLRKSLLANNIEESFLPKPIRPADAFRRATKAIETKHSDDENNNKVYKNYIVRNVVSTNEKIQRNIVKEVVDQQGERLEYETEAAKVYFDKKNEQFTFVALDDFAEELAEEAKRLYEINRSHYNGQAVRGSITNYLKTMSPTPVRPSGGVYFVPEKYTENLRNLVQFNSHLSKGEAHMIPLIDSSDNRDMIRQKVLEHLQGTLTECTTALRDDKIPKGKVKAIIDEAKRVVGDFKDYRSLLADTVDHMENHVDLIRQQVQLLLLKDFEDETN, encoded by the coding sequence ATGGGTAAAGATATTCTTGAAAACAAAGCTGCTGTTAGTACGGTTGAAGGTGAGGCGCAAGTAATTGGTTATCTCACGTGGTATTCGGTTGGTGAAGATTTATATGCAAGGGAAGATTTAAGAAAATCTTTGTTAGCAAATAACATTGAAGAGTCATTTCTTCCTAAGCCAATCCGACCAGCTGATGCTTTCCGTAGAGCAACTAAAGCTATAGAAACCAAACACTCCGATGATGAGAACAATAATAAAGTTTATAAAAATTACATTGTTCGAAATGTGGTATCCACGAATGAAAAAATACAACGAAATATCGTTAAAGAAGTGGTTGATCAACAAGGTGAACGACTGGAATACGAGACAGAAGCTGCCAAAGTGTACTTTGACAAGAAAAACGAACAGTTTACATTTGTTGCGTTGGATGATTTTGCCGAAGAGCTTGCAGAAGAAGCTAAAAGACTATATGAGATAAACCGAAGCCATTACAACGGGCAAGCGGTTAGAGGTTCTATTACAAATTATCTAAAAACTATGAGTCCAACTCCAGTTAGACCTTCTGGTGGGGTATATTTTGTTCCAGAAAAATATACAGAGAATTTACGGAATTTAGTTCAATTTAATTCTCACTTATCCAAAGGTGAAGCTCACATGATTCCATTGATTGATTCTTCGGATAATCGAGATATGATTCGCCAAAAAGTTCTTGAGCACCTTCAAGGCACATTAACTGAGTGTACCACAGCCTTAAGAGACGACAAAATTCCAAAAGGTAAAGTAAAAGCGATCATTGATGAAGCTAAACGTGTTGTAGGAGACTTTAAAGATTATCGTTCATTATTAGCTGATACTGTTGATCACATGGAAAACCATGTTGATCTTATTAGACAACAAGTGCAGTTATTGTTGTTGAAGGATTTTGAAGATGAAACAAACTAA
- a CDS encoding vWA domain-containing protein, with product MKKYKLSEERSVTNTDRFDRDRFLKILDMSKNLQGVVMKGEGELPSFLPLTSDLWASFYKLNPRLKDEGEFDHEYQTNHELLDRVMKDNNFQRFRETTKLDDLSSAIGTMRYSEQIQEWIVEKMEEDEKFKEAMKEWLKQQKELDKAKQKQEEAEENWKKAQENGDKKEKISAKRKKTNADKKVSQAKQAMEEAAQQAQEAMQQQIKKDGQSFSTRMEKAKETTQEQKEDLVGLLGGGAGNGKAELQKIPLNDQLTLANTLYENKNLKRIAEFAGKYKAIAKKKQKVKHQESIDRSGVTFGVDVERLLPQELALLKSEATKTEFLRRYAEGQTMMYAPEGKETLGKGPIVMVLDQSGSMKGDREIQSKGFALALAMIAKKQRHDFAVITFSNTVGKVFYYEKGKITPSQIVELAKYFYSGGTKFSPPLERAKEIIKKKKRYKDADIIFVTDGDPDDRYYLKQESFQQEWKKFKEYKKVSVISLLIGEKDTSYVDLFSDKSILAKDFNSENAHRIFEI from the coding sequence ATGAAAAAATATAAACTATCAGAAGAACGCTCAGTGACAAATACAGATCGTTTTGATCGTGATAGATTTTTAAAAATATTAGATATGTCAAAAAACCTACAGGGTGTTGTGATGAAAGGGGAAGGCGAACTGCCTTCCTTTTTACCACTAACTTCAGATTTGTGGGCAAGCTTCTACAAATTAAATCCTCGTTTAAAAGATGAGGGAGAATTTGACCATGAGTACCAAACAAATCACGAATTACTAGATCGAGTGATGAAAGATAATAATTTTCAAAGATTTCGTGAAACGACTAAACTAGATGATCTATCGTCAGCGATTGGTACAATGCGTTATTCTGAACAAATCCAAGAATGGATTGTAGAGAAAATGGAAGAAGATGAGAAATTCAAAGAAGCTATGAAAGAATGGCTGAAACAACAAAAGGAGTTAGACAAGGCTAAACAAAAACAAGAAGAAGCAGAAGAGAACTGGAAAAAAGCCCAAGAAAATGGTGATAAAAAGGAGAAAATCTCAGCTAAACGTAAAAAGACAAATGCTGACAAAAAGGTATCTCAAGCTAAACAAGCCATGGAAGAGGCAGCCCAACAAGCACAGGAAGCCATGCAACAACAAATTAAAAAGGATGGTCAAAGCTTTTCTACTCGAATGGAAAAGGCGAAGGAGACAACTCAAGAACAAAAAGAGGATTTGGTGGGATTGTTAGGCGGTGGAGCTGGAAATGGTAAAGCTGAATTACAGAAGATCCCTTTAAATGATCAACTTACCTTAGCAAACACCCTTTATGAAAATAAGAATTTGAAGAGGATAGCCGAATTTGCAGGAAAATACAAGGCTATCGCAAAGAAAAAACAAAAAGTGAAGCATCAAGAGTCGATTGATCGAAGTGGTGTTACCTTTGGGGTAGATGTTGAAAGGTTGTTGCCTCAAGAATTAGCATTATTAAAAAGTGAGGCAACAAAAACAGAATTCTTACGAAGGTATGCTGAAGGTCAAACAATGATGTATGCTCCTGAAGGAAAAGAAACACTTGGAAAGGGACCTATTGTGATGGTGTTAGATCAATCGGGTTCTATGAAGGGTGATAGAGAAATTCAATCAAAAGGGTTTGCACTAGCATTAGCAATGATAGCAAAAAAACAACGTCATGATTTTGCAGTCATAACTTTTTCGAATACAGTAGGTAAAGTTTTTTACTATGAAAAAGGAAAAATCACACCGAGTCAAATTGTTGAGCTAGCGAAATATTTCTATAGTGGAGGAACTAAATTTTCACCTCCGTTGGAAAGAGCAAAAGAAATCATCAAAAAGAAGAAAAGGTATAAAGATGCCGATATTATCTTCGTAACAGATGGTGATCCAGATGATAGATATTATCTAAAACAAGAAAGTTTTCAACAAGAGTGGAAAAAGTTTAAAGAATACAAGAAAGTGAGCGTTATTTCACTGTTAATTGGTGAAAAAGACACTAGTTATGTTGATTTGTTCTCGGATAAGTCAATCTTAGCAAAAGACTTTAATAGTGAAAATGCTCATCGTATATTCGAAATTTAA
- a CDS encoding AAA family ATPase: MFEKLDNIKNHLKAKYVEREDVIDAIFVSIVAGQHCLLIGPPGTAKSALVSDVAKMIDGWSYFQWLLTRFTTPEELFGPVSLKELENGVYKRNTAHKLPEANLTFLDEVFKANSAILNALLTLINERLFYNNGTPIKTPLNTVIGASNEYPEEQEGLEALFDRFLLRYELEYVGEDANFLSMLKNVGSSKTPDKLTVAEIDELQFLADMVVIPDEVLQTLLTIRTELKDEGIRPSDRRFRQALSLIRANATLDQRPTAKLSDIMILRDGLWETVDQKSKVHEIVDEHAADKLLLRLEEIQQMGKEVFNNAKKQESSEAGLEANAKLKELIVELNQLEEKNPSRTDEINPVQNKITKAQKQIGEVILGL; this comes from the coding sequence ATGTTTGAAAAATTAGATAATATTAAAAATCACTTAAAAGCTAAATATGTGGAACGTGAAGATGTTATAGATGCAATCTTTGTTTCTATCGTTGCAGGTCAACATTGTCTTTTGATCGGACCACCTGGTACTGCAAAATCAGCTTTAGTATCAGATGTTGCCAAAATGATTGATGGATGGAGCTACTTCCAGTGGCTTTTAACGAGGTTTACAACGCCCGAAGAACTATTCGGGCCTGTATCTCTAAAAGAGCTAGAAAACGGTGTGTATAAGCGAAATACAGCTCACAAACTACCAGAAGCTAACCTAACATTTCTTGATGAGGTGTTTAAAGCCAATTCAGCCATTTTAAATGCACTGTTAACGTTAATAAACGAGCGTTTATTCTACAACAATGGTACTCCAATTAAAACACCACTTAATACAGTAATTGGAGCATCAAATGAGTACCCAGAGGAACAAGAAGGCTTAGAGGCTCTCTTTGACCGTTTCTTGTTGAGGTATGAATTAGAATACGTTGGAGAAGATGCTAACTTTCTATCAATGTTAAAAAACGTAGGTAGCAGTAAGACTCCTGATAAGTTAACAGTAGCTGAAATTGATGAATTACAGTTTTTAGCTGACATGGTTGTGATACCTGATGAAGTGCTACAAACTCTATTAACAATCCGCACAGAATTAAAGGATGAGGGGATAAGACCTTCAGACCGTCGTTTTAGACAGGCACTAAGCCTCATTCGAGCTAATGCTACTCTGGATCAACGTCCAACAGCAAAGCTATCAGACATTATGATTCTACGAGATGGTCTTTGGGAAACAGTTGATCAAAAGAGTAAAGTACATGAGATCGTAGATGAGCACGCAGCTGACAAATTACTACTACGGTTAGAAGAAATTCAACAGATGGGTAAAGAGGTTTTTAATAATGCAAAAAAACAGGAATCTTCCGAAGCAGGGCTTGAAGCTAACGCTAAACTAAAAGAATTGATAGTGGAGCTTAATCAGCTAGAGGAAAAAAACCCTTCACGTACAGATGAAATAAATCCTGTACAGAACAAGATCACGAAAGCACAAAAACAGATAGGTGAAGTAATTCTAGGTCTTTAA
- a CDS encoding PD-(D/E)XK nuclease family protein — translation MTYSFSRLNLYFKCPFKFYKRYIEKETEPVTEPLALGKAVHTAIELKMKGKTQEDALLEAYRDADIPINEEEYQKLVKAAPVFEGEGTTNDVEVEKYFKVPLYHGGPELQGYIDVVRNTFGMLSFVDWKTNRKKYHPLNNMQLPLYAWALSKLYNVETVHGTLFFLRYKRKPDMSQTFTRAEMNKGKDWAIKLADEIENKLFILDLDAEKGLELFPDTPSAECTYCPFALECYRKSLKEKNIS, via the coding sequence ATGACTTATTCATTCAGCCGATTGAATTTATATTTTAAATGCCCGTTTAAATTTTACAAGCGCTATATCGAGAAAGAAACAGAACCAGTGACTGAACCATTAGCTTTAGGAAAAGCGGTTCATACTGCAATTGAGCTGAAAATGAAAGGGAAAACGCAAGAGGATGCTTTATTAGAAGCGTATCGTGATGCTGATATCCCTATTAATGAGGAAGAGTATCAAAAATTAGTAAAAGCTGCGCCTGTTTTCGAAGGTGAGGGTACTACAAATGATGTCGAAGTAGAGAAGTATTTCAAAGTACCTCTCTATCATGGTGGTCCAGAACTACAAGGATACATTGATGTAGTGAGAAATACGTTTGGAATGTTGTCTTTTGTAGACTGGAAAACCAATCGTAAAAAGTATCATCCATTAAATAACATGCAATTGCCTTTGTACGCTTGGGCTTTATCGAAACTTTACAACGTTGAGACCGTTCATGGTACGTTGTTTTTTTTGCGTTATAAAAGAAAACCTGACATGTCTCAAACGTTTACGAGAGCGGAGATGAATAAAGGGAAAGATTGGGCAATTAAGTTAGCTGATGAGATTGAGAATAAGTTATTTATTCTTGATTTAGACGCAGAAAAAGGCTTAGAACTTTTTCCTGACACACCTTCAGCTGAATGCACATATTGTCCCTTTGCCTTGGAATGTTACAGAAAATCATTAAAAGAGAAAAATATTAGTTAA